The Novosphingobium terrae genome segment GCAACGCTTCTCAAGGACACATTCACCCCCACCGAAAAGCTGCGCGCCGAGGCCCGCAAGCATGTCGAGCAGGGGCCGATCACCGAAAGCTATCCCGAGGATCGCCCGGTCATCGTCGAGCAGCTCAACCGCGCTCTGGCCACCGAATGGGTCTGCGTGCTGCGCTATCTGCGCCATGCCTATTGCATCAGCGGCGTGATCGCCGAGCCGATCAAGGCCCATTTCCTCGAACACGCCCGCGAGGAACAGGTCCATGCCGGAAAGCTGGCCGAACGCATCGTTCAGCTGGGCGGTGAGCCCGATCTCAACCCGGCCACGCTGACCAAGCGCTCGCATGCCGAATACAAGACCGGCGAGTCCATCGAGGATATGATCCGCGAGAACCTCATCGCCGAGCGCATCGCGGTGGAGGCCTATCGCGAGCTGATCCGCTTTATCGGTGACCGTGATCCCACCACCCGCGTTCTGCTGGAAGGCATTCTGGCGCAGGAAGAGGAACACGCCGACGAGCTGCGTGACCTGCTTGAGAATTAAGCGATGACGGCTGACGCCGGGGCGCCTCCGCCCCGACGCATCATCACCGGCAAGCGCGTGCTGCTCCTGTTTGGCGCGGCACTGGTCGCGGGCGGCGGCGGGCTGTGGTATGCCATGTGGCATCACCGCGCGCCCTCCGGCCCGCCGCCGCATGCCACAGAGATGGCGGTGCCTCCGGCGATCAGCTCGACCATTGCCGTGCCGCTCTCCAGTGAACTGGGGGCGTTGCAAAAGCTTCTCGAACAGGAAATCCCCAAGGATCTCTGGACCATCGATCAGCCCGGTGCCACCTGCGCCGGGCCGCAAAAGGTCAGACTGTTCGGCGCGGACATCGGCGTTACCCCCAAGCTGAAATGCCATATCGTGGGCGTCGCGCATCGCGGGCCCATCACTTTGCATGGGCAAGGGCAGGTGATCGTGGCCGATCTGCCGATCAATGCCGATGTACGGGCGGAAAATGTCGGCGGGCTGGTCAATGCCCATGCCACCGGCAGCGCCATGGCCCATGCGCGCATCACCCTGTCGCTCAGCCCCGACTGGCATGCCCATGGCAAGATTGCCCTGGCCTATGACTGGTCCACCCCGCCCGGCATCGATCTGCTGGGCCAGCGCGTGACCTTCACCGACAAGGCCGATGAAAAGCTCAAACCCCTGATCGCCAAACTGCAGGCCAAGCTGCCCGAGCAGCTGGACAAGCTCAACCTGCGCCAGCAGGTGCAGGGCCTCTGGGCCAAGGGCTTCACGGTGCTGAACCTCAATCAGGACAATCCGCCCGTCTGGATGCGGATCGTGCCCCAGCGCATCGACTATGGCGGCTACACCATTGCCGGCAACCGGCTGACGCTCAACCTCGGCATGGTCGCGCTGACACAGGCCGTGGTGGGCCAGCGCCCCGCCGATCCCGCGCCCACGCCGCTGCCGGATATGGGCAAGGCCTCGCCGCAGGATCAGCAGGTGAAGATTTTCGCCCCCGTCATCGCCGATTATGACCAGCTTGTGCCCGTGCTGAACAAGGCGCTGGCCAAGCGCTCGGCCAAGCCTTTCGTGCTGCCCGGCATTGGCCCGGTGACGGCCAGCTTCAGCAACATCGAGATCTTCGGCGCCAGCAAGGGCCGCATTGCCGTGGGCGCCGACGTAACGGCCTACGCCGGGGCCAACGCTTCGGCTGCCACGCATGGTCGCATCTGGTTCGCCGCCAAGCCCGACAACGCCGATGGCAGCCAGCTTGTCCATTTCAGCGACCTTTCCGTCAGCGGCGGCACGGATAACGCCGGTGGCGACCTGCTGCTGGCCATTGCCAACTCGCCCGGCTTCTCCGGCGCGGTGGCGGATGCTTTGCAGCAGAACTTCGCTCGCGATTACAACAATCTGATCGGTAAAATTCAGCGCGCTATCGATGAGCGTCAGCAGGGCGATTTCCGGATCAAGGCCAAGCTGGCCGAGGCGAAGAACGGGCGGATGGTGCCTTATGCCAACGGGCTCTACATGCCGGTGTGGTTGCGGGGGCAGGCGAGTATTGCCTATGTTCCGGGGGGTAAGGGAGGGAAGTAGGCCTCCGGCGGGCAAAGGGCCATCGCCCTTTGCAATCCCTTTAATGTCTGCGTGGCGTATCGGGTTCGGCCTTAGAGCTAAGGTCGCCGCGCCGCAGGCAGGGATTGCCAGCGCAGCTTATCATTCCGCGATTTGATTGCCTGCGGCGCCTTATGTTGCGCAGGTGGAGAGGCTGGGCGCTTGGCTTCGGCGCCACTGAGCTTTCGTCGGAAGACGTCATGGGAGCGCGAGGGGGTAACCCCCTCGCATCTTCTACTTTCCCCTTCCTTACGCGGAGCGTTCATGAGTCAGGCTCATGCTTGCCTTCCACACCTCCCCCGGAGGCAAGACAATCACCCCCGGCTTCTGAAAGATATCGCCTGAGAAATCGTCCGCATCGGCGTGGCCTTGCCATGGCTCGATGCAGATGAAGTCGGCGTCGGGCTTGGTCCAGATGCCAAGGTCGGGCAGGTTCTCGGTCTGGAGGCGGATCGCCGGGCCGCCCGGAGAGGTGTAAGTGAAGGCGTGGCTGTTCACTTCGGGGAAGATCAGCGCGTCCTGCTCGAACAGGGCGTCGCGCAGGCGCAGTTCCTGACCTTCCAGTGGCGAGGGTTCGCTGCGGGCCAGCAGGCCGTTGCTGTCGAGGCGGGCGATATCGGGCGCCTCGGGCCTGTCGAAAAGGATGTGATGCGCGGCGCGCAGGCCGCCCTGGGGCAAGGGCCAGCGCAGGGCGGGATGGAAGCCGAAGCTGAAGGGCATGGGGGTGTCGCCGCGGTTGGCCACTTCGGCGCCGATGGTCAGCGTGTTGCCGGTGATGGCGTAGCTGATCGTCAGGGCGAAGGCGAAGGGGTAGGCGGCGCGGGTTTCGGCATTGTCCTCCAGCCGGAAGAGGGCGTGATGGTCGTCATGGGCGCCGGGCGTGAAGCGCGCGTGGCGGGCAAAGCCGTGGCGGGGGAGGCGGTAGACATGGCCATCGTGGCGGTAGCTGTCATCGCGCAGGCGGCCGACGATGGGAAAGAGGATCGGCGCACGGCCCGACCAGATGTCGGGATTGCCGTTCCACAGCAGATGGCCGCCGTCACGGTCACGCAGGAACCAGAGTTCCGCGCCCAGCGGATTGATTGCCGCATCCAGCCCGCCCGGGGCGCCGATGGGGACCAGATCCTCGGGCGGCGTACCCTGAGGCAGGGTGGGGATCAGGGGGGATTGCTCGTTCATGACGGAAAAATGACTGGAACGCTGCGGTGTTCCGGACTCCACCCCGCTTGAGATCGCCTGTTTGAGCCTGAGCGTGTTGCGAAAGCGGCAAGCGCCCATGTCGCCAAAAGCATTGCCTGTGTGGGTGGGGGAGGCCTATGGGGAAGTTCGCGCTGACATCCCCCCCTCAGCGGCTTCATCGAAGGACAATCCATGCCCCATCCGCAGGCCGGTGCCACCGCCGCTGCTCGCCCCTCTGTCACTCCGGCGCTTCCCACGCTGGCCATGGCGGTGGCGACGGGCATGGGTGTGGCCAACATCTATTACAACCAGCCGATGCTGGGGCTGATCGAGCGCGAAATGCCCGGCACGCTCTCTGCGATGCTGCCGATGGTGACACAGCTGGGCTATGCGGCGGGGCTGGTGCTGCTGGTGCCGCTGGGCGATCTGCTGGAGCGGCGCCGGTTGATCGTGGTGCAGTTCCTGCTGCTGGCGGGGGCTCTGGCGCTGCTGGCCATGGCGCCCAATGCCGCGATGCTGCTGCTGGCGGCTGCGGTGGTGGGCGCGATGTCGACGGTGGCGCAGCAGATCGTGCCTTTTGCCGCCCATCTGGCCAGCCCGGAGAAGCGCGGCGCGGTGGTGGGCACGGTGATGTCCGGCCTGCTTTGCGGCATTTTGCTGAGCCGCACGCTGGCGGGCATTGTGGGCGGCCATGCCGGGTGGCGGGCGATGTTCGCGCTGGCCGTGCCGCTCTCGCTGTTGGCCGGAGCGCTGATGCGCTGGCGCTTGCCGCACAGCAAGCCTGATGCCGGGCTGGGCTATGGCGCCTTGCTCGCCTCGATGGAGCATCTGTGGCTCGATTTTCCCGCGCTGCGGCTGGGGGCGATCAGCCAGGGGCTGGTCTTCGGGTCCTTTTCGGCCTTCTGGTCGATCCTGGCGCTGCACCTGCAGGAGCCGCGTTTCGGGCTGGGCGCAGGAGCGGCCGGGTTGTTCGGCGTGATCGGCCTTGTCGGCGTGGCGGCTGCGCCTTTGGCGGGGCGCGTGGCCGACAAGCATGGGCCGCGTCCGATGATCGTGGCCGGCGCTCTGGTGGTTGTGGCCGGCTGGGTGGTGATCCGCCTGTGGGATACGCTGGCAGGCATGGTGCTGGGGGTGATTGCGCTGGATTTCGGGGTGCAGATCGCGCTGATTTCCAACCAGCATATCATTTTTGCCCTCAAGCCCGAGGCACGCTCGCGGATCAACACCATCTTCATGGCGGTGATGTTCGTGGGCGGCGCGCTGGGCTCGGCGGGCGCCGCCTGGGGCTGGGCGCATGGCGGCTGGCCGCTGGTGGCGCTGATCGGTCTGGGCGCCTCGGCGTTGGCGGCAGCAATCCAGCTGTTTTTCGCGCGAAAATCTTCGGCCAATACCTAGGTAGCTCTTGACCATAGGGCGGAACGGGGTGATCTTTGGAACGTTGGGTTACGGGGGTAGTGTAAAGGAAGAGAACAGGCATGTGGTTGCTTGACCGTTTGTTGCGCCGGCTGATCCGTCATGGGTCCTTGCAGATCACCGATGCCGATCTTCGCGTCTACACATACGGGCAACCCAGCGAAAACCCGATCCGCCTGACCTTTACCGACAAGCGCACTGCCAACCACATCGCCCGCTATCCCGCTCTGGGCGCGGGTGAAGCCTATATGCGCGGCTGGATGGTCGTCGAATGCCCGCATGACATTCGCGATCTGGTGCTGATGTTCAGCGCCGAGGCCCGCGCCGCCAAGACCCATATGCAGGCGCCGGGCAAGCTGCGGAACCTGTTCGACAAGATCGGCTGGTGGGCCGATCAGTTCAACTATCGCAAGCGCGCCAGCAGCAATGTGCGCCACCATTACGACCTCAACCGCCAGTTCTATGAGCTGTTCCTCGATGAGGACCGGCAATACACCATGGCCTATTTCGCCGATGACAAGGCCACGCTGGAGCGGGCGCAGCTGGAGAAGAAGGCGCTGATCGCCGCCAAGCTGCATCTGCCCACCGATGGTTCGGCCAGGGGCATGCGGGTGCTGGATATCGGCTGCGGCTGGGGCGGGTTGGCGCTCTATCTCAACCGCCATTACGGCTGCGAGGTGCTGGGCATCTCGCTGGCGCCCGATCAGGTGAAATTCGCGCAGGAGCGGGCCGAGGCGGCAGGCGTTGCCGATAAGGTGCGCTTCGAACTGGTGGATTACCGCGATCTGAAAGACCAGTTCGACCGCATCACCAGCGTGGGCATGATCGAGCATGTGGGGGCGCGGCATTTCGGCGAATATTTCGGCCATACGTTCGACCGGCTGAAGGATGATGGGATCATGCTGACCCATACCATCGGTCGCACCGGTGGCCCGGGTTTCACCGATGCCTGGACGCGCAATTACATCTTCCCCGGCGGCTACATTCCCGCAATGAGCGAGCTGGTGAAAGCCATTGAGCGCACCGGCTGGCAATTGGCCGATGTGGAGATCCTGCGCTATCATTACGGCCACACGCTGGCCGAATGGTATCGCCGCACCACGCTGCATTCCAAGGAAATCATCGCGCTTTACGATGAGCAATTGCTGCGCATGTGGCAGTTCTATCTCGCCGGGGCCGAGCAGGCCTTCCGCAATGACGAGATGGTCAACTTCCATCTCCAGAGCGTGAAGAGGCAGGATGTGCTGCCCATGACCCGCGACTATATCACCACCGAAATGCAGCGGCTGATCGGTGAGGAAGCGCCGCCGCAATGGCATCTGGCGCCCCGCGTGGCTTGAGGCATCACGTTGATCAAGGGATGGCCGGGCGTGATGCCCGGCCATTCTCGTTTCAGCCGCTGATCTTGTTCAGCATGGTGATATGGTCGCGCACCACGGGCACGATGTTGTCGGCCACCACCTTGAGCTGAGGCGTGTCGCCACCGGCGCCATAGCTCTTGTGCAGGGCCAGAGCGGCCTGATGGCCTTCCTTCTGATCCTCGATGTAGAGCTTGTCGGCATCCTCGCCCTTGGCGGCCTTGATGGCATCCAGCTTCTGCTGAAGCTCGGGCGGTAGCGTAGGTTCGGGCGCCTTGATGCCCGCCGCCATGGCCGCCTTCTTCACCTTCTCGGTGGAGTCCTGATGGGCCGAGATCATCATCTTGGCGAAATTCTCGATCTCGGCATTCTTGGTGGTCTTGAGGATGGCGCGCGAGGATTCGATCTCGAACTTGTCGCCCGCGCCGGCCTTTTCGATATAGCTCCTGGCATCGGTCACCGGGGCGGTGTCGATGGCACTGTCGCTGCTGGAGACGGCGGCGGGGTCGTCAAGCGCGGCACTGCTGCTGACGGCATCGGAGGTGGAGGGCGCCTTCTGGCAGGCCGCCAGAGCCAGCGCGGGCAGCAGAGCGGGCAAGGTGAGCCGGATCAGGGATTTGTTCATCACTCTCTCCTCAAACATGCTTGGGTTTCAGACAGGCTTCCGGGCGTCGCGGGAAGGCGCGATGCTGCACCCTTGCTGCATGCCATGCTGCAGGGTGATGGGGGCAATGCAGTCCCCGGAGGCATGATGGTGCAATGGGCGTGAGGGCCAAATGGTCCCGGTGTTTTTGAACCAGGCTGTGTTGGTTATGGTGCGCCTCTGTTCAGCGCCCAGAGCACGATCATGCCAAGGATCGTCACGCTCAGCCCGATCAGCAGCATCCAGCGCACCACGCCGGGGGTGGAGCCGCCGCGAGCCTTGTCGGTCTCGATATGGATTTCCTCGTCGTCGCCCTGCATGGGATCTCTCCTCAGGTGCCTCCCGACAGACATTCCATGTCGGTTACGCCTGAGGAGGCCCAGAGTTTCCTTGCGGTAAAATTGAAGCCGGCAGAGGGAAAGGTGTTCAGGGCAGCCGGTCGTCAGGGCAAACAGTCGTCAGGGCAGGGCTTCGCCGCGCGCCGCCACCAGCACTGCGTACCAGTCCTGACGCGTCCAGCGGATCTTGAGCGCTTCCATGCCCTCGGCAATGCGCGCGGGGTTCTGCGAGCCGACGATGGGCACGATGCCCGAAGGATGCGCCATCAGCCAGCCATAGGTAGCCGCCATGCGCGACACGCCCTGCTCCTGCGCCACCTTGTCCAGCGCCGCCGCCACGGCCTTTTCACGCGGGCTCTGCGGATCGGCCAGACGGCCACCGCCCAGCGGTGACCATGCCAGCGGGGTCAGCCCCAGCATCATCGCCTGATCCAGTTCGCCATTTTCGAAACAGGTGAGCCGCAGCGGGCTGATTTCGGGCTGGGTGGCGACCAGCTTCTGCCCCAGAAACTGGTTCAGCGCCGCCGTCTGCGCCACGGTAAAGTTCGAAACGCCCAGCGCCCGGATCTTGCCTGCCGCCACCGCATCGTCCAGCGCGCGCGCCACCTCTTGCGGATGGGCGAGGATATCGGGGCGATGGACCTGCCACAGATCCACGGTCTCCACACCCAGACGCTTGAGCGAGGCATCGATCGCCTCGGCCAGATAGGCGGGGCTCTGGTCATAGGGCAGGGGCGGGCGGATGCCGCCCTTGGTGGCCAGCACCATGCGCTGGCGCAGCGCGGGTTCGGCGCGCAGCACCTCGCCGAGCAGGCTTTCCGCGGCGCCAAAGCCCGCATCGCCAAAGCCATAGATATCGGCGGTGTCCAACAGGGTGATCCCGGCGTCCAGCGCGGCATGCACGCGGCGCGCGGCCTGCTCCACCGTGGCGGCGCCCTCGGTCAGGCGCCACATGCCCCAGGCGATGGGGGAGATGGCAAGGCCGGTATCGCCCAGCAGGCGCGAGGCGGGAGGCGGGGGCAGCAGGCTCATCGGGGGCATCCTTCATAGGGCAACACCTTGGCCGATAAGGGCCGCCTTTGCTGCCCGCAAGCCGCAATCCGTGCTGAATACGAAGCGATCCTTGCTCCTCCCGGCGATTGCAGCGATGATTGCCGGCATGACCTCTTCGCGCGCGCCCCGCCGTCCACCGATCCAGCCCCGGGCCGAGGAAACCCGTGCCCGCATCCTGCAAAAGGCACGCGATGCCTTTGCCGAACAGGGCTTCGACGGCGCCAGCAGCCGCGACATCGCGCGTGAGGCGGGGGTCACCCATTCGATGATCACCTATCATTTCGGCACCAAGGACGCCCTGTGGCGCGAGGCCGTGCGCGACATGTTCGCCCTGATCGATGCTCAGGTGAATGCGCCGGAGATTTATGAGCAGGATCTCGATCCGGTCGAGCGCTTCCGCCAGCAGATGCGCCGCTACACGCGCTATTGTGCGCAGCATCCCGAGCATGCCCGCATCACCATCGCCGAGGCCATCCGTGGCGGTCCGCGTCTGGAATGGATGATCGAGGAATTTGTGAAGCACAACCACGCGGGGTTCATGCCTCAGTTGAAGACGTTGATGGAGGCGGGGATTTTGCCTGCGGTGCCTCCGGAATCCCTGCTCTATGCCATCGTGGGCATGGCGCAATTGCCCTTTGTGCTGGCGCGCGAGGCGCAGGGCGCGCTGAATTACGACTTCACGCAGGAGGCCGCGATCGAGCGCCACGCCGATGCCATCCTGACCCTTCTGCTGCGCCGTAACGAGGCCTGAGCAAGGCTGGTTGACAAAACCATCCAGCTGGATGATTTCTGCGACAGGATCAACGAAGGGAGAGGCCCGCCGGTCTGCCTGCCGCCTGTTGTGCGTGCTGACCGGCTGCCTTGAAAGACAAGGATATCAAGCGCATGGTAGCAAAGCGGATGGTGCAGGCCGGACGGATCGGCGTGGCTCTGATGGCGTTGGCAGCCGCCGGAGCGGCGGCAGCAGCGCCAACCGATGCCGAGCAGCGCGCGGCAGCCACGGTCAAGGCGATGACGCCCGAGGAAAAGACCGTGCTGACCCATGGCATCATGCCGCTGCCCATCGTGCCCAATGCGCCGCCGCCGCCGCCGGGCGCCATCATCGGCGCGGGCTTCATTCCCGGGATCGACCGCCTTGCGGTGCCGGCGCTCAAGGAAACCGACGCCTCGCTGGGCGTGGCCTATGTGATGGGCCTGCGCAAGGATGGCGCCACCGCGCTGCCCAGCGGCGTGGCCATGGCCGCCAGTTGGAACCCGCAGATCCTGCGCGAAGGCGGCGCGATGATCGGCAGCGAAGCGCGCGCCAAGGGCTTCAACATCCTGCTGGCGGGTGGCACCAATCTGACGCGCGATCCGCGCAATGGCCGCACCTTCGAATATCTCTCGGAAGATCCGCTGCTCTCGGGCGTGCTGGTGGGCAACGCCATTGCGGGCATCCAGTCGAACCATATCATCTCGACCATCAAGCATTTCGCGCTGAACGGTCAGGAGACGGGCCGCAAATTCGCCGATGTGAAGATCAGCGACGCCGCCGCGCGTGAAAGCGATCTGCTGGCGTTCAAGATCGGCATCGAGGTCGGCAACCCCGGCTCGGTCATGTGCTCCTACAACCGCGTGCATGGCGAGCAGGCCTGCGCCAGCGACTATCTGCTGAACACAGTGCTGAAGAAGGACTGGCGCTACAAGGGCTTCGTCATGTCCGACTGGGGCGCGGTGCCGGGGCTGGACGCGGCGCTCAAGGGCCTCGACCAGCAGTCT includes the following:
- a CDS encoding ferritin-like domain-containing protein; amino-acid sequence: MATLLKDTFTPTEKLRAEARKHVEQGPITESYPEDRPVIVEQLNRALATEWVCVLRYLRHAYCISGVIAEPIKAHFLEHAREEQVHAGKLAERIVQLGGEPDLNPATLTKRSHAEYKTGESIEDMIRENLIAERIAVEAYRELIRFIGDRDPTTRVLLEGILAQEEEHADELRDLLEN
- a CDS encoding DUF4403 family protein, which gives rise to MTADAGAPPPRRIITGKRVLLLFGAALVAGGGGLWYAMWHHRAPSGPPPHATEMAVPPAISSTIAVPLSSELGALQKLLEQEIPKDLWTIDQPGATCAGPQKVRLFGADIGVTPKLKCHIVGVAHRGPITLHGQGQVIVADLPINADVRAENVGGLVNAHATGSAMAHARITLSLSPDWHAHGKIALAYDWSTPPGIDLLGQRVTFTDKADEKLKPLIAKLQAKLPEQLDKLNLRQQVQGLWAKGFTVLNLNQDNPPVWMRIVPQRIDYGGYTIAGNRLTLNLGMVALTQAVVGQRPADPAPTPLPDMGKASPQDQQVKIFAPVIADYDQLVPVLNKALAKRSAKPFVLPGIGPVTASFSNIEIFGASKGRIAVGADVTAYAGANASAATHGRIWFAAKPDNADGSQLVHFSDLSVSGGTDNAGGDLLLAIANSPGFSGAVADALQQNFARDYNNLIGKIQRAIDERQQGDFRIKAKLAEAKNGRMVPYANGLYMPVWLRGQASIAYVPGGKGGK
- a CDS encoding aldose 1-epimerase family protein, producing MNEQSPLIPTLPQGTPPEDLVPIGAPGGLDAAINPLGAELWFLRDRDGGHLLWNGNPDIWSGRAPILFPIVGRLRDDSYRHDGHVYRLPRHGFARHARFTPGAHDDHHALFRLEDNAETRAAYPFAFALTISYAITGNTLTIGAEVANRGDTPMPFSFGFHPALRWPLPQGGLRAAHHILFDRPEAPDIARLDSNGLLARSEPSPLEGQELRLRDALFEQDALIFPEVNSHAFTYTSPGGPAIRLQTENLPDLGIWTKPDADFICIEPWQGHADADDFSGDIFQKPGVIVLPPGEVWKASMSLTHERSA
- a CDS encoding MFS transporter; protein product: MPHPQAGATAAARPSVTPALPTLAMAVATGMGVANIYYNQPMLGLIEREMPGTLSAMLPMVTQLGYAAGLVLLVPLGDLLERRRLIVVQFLLLAGALALLAMAPNAAMLLLAAAVVGAMSTVAQQIVPFAAHLASPEKRGAVVGTVMSGLLCGILLSRTLAGIVGGHAGWRAMFALAVPLSLLAGALMRWRLPHSKPDAGLGYGALLASMEHLWLDFPALRLGAISQGLVFGSFSAFWSILALHLQEPRFGLGAGAAGLFGVIGLVGVAAAPLAGRVADKHGPRPMIVAGALVVVAGWVVIRLWDTLAGMVLGVIALDFGVQIALISNQHIIFALKPEARSRINTIFMAVMFVGGALGSAGAAWGWAHGGWPLVALIGLGASALAAAIQLFFARKSSANT
- a CDS encoding SAM-dependent methyltransferase — its product is MWLLDRLLRRLIRHGSLQITDADLRVYTYGQPSENPIRLTFTDKRTANHIARYPALGAGEAYMRGWMVVECPHDIRDLVLMFSAEARAAKTHMQAPGKLRNLFDKIGWWADQFNYRKRASSNVRHHYDLNRQFYELFLDEDRQYTMAYFADDKATLERAQLEKKALIAAKLHLPTDGSARGMRVLDIGCGWGGLALYLNRHYGCEVLGISLAPDQVKFAQERAEAAGVADKVRFELVDYRDLKDQFDRITSVGMIEHVGARHFGEYFGHTFDRLKDDGIMLTHTIGRTGGPGFTDAWTRNYIFPGGYIPAMSELVKAIERTGWQLADVEILRYHYGHTLAEWYRRTTLHSKEIIALYDEQLLRMWQFYLAGAEQAFRNDEMVNFHLQSVKRQDVLPMTRDYITTEMQRLIGEEAPPQWHLAPRVA
- a CDS encoding DUF4142 domain-containing protein — encoded protein: MNKSLIRLTLPALLPALALAACQKAPSTSDAVSSSAALDDPAAVSSSDSAIDTAPVTDARSYIEKAGAGDKFEIESSRAILKTTKNAEIENFAKMMISAHQDSTEKVKKAAMAAGIKAPEPTLPPELQQKLDAIKAAKGEDADKLYIEDQKEGHQAALALHKSYGAGGDTPQLKVVADNIVPVVRDHITMLNKISG
- a CDS encoding aldo/keto reductase yields the protein MSLLPPPPASRLLGDTGLAISPIAWGMWRLTEGAATVEQAARRVHAALDAGITLLDTADIYGFGDAGFGAAESLLGEVLRAEPALRQRMVLATKGGIRPPLPYDQSPAYLAEAIDASLKRLGVETVDLWQVHRPDILAHPQEVARALDDAVAAGKIRALGVSNFTVAQTAALNQFLGQKLVATQPEISPLRLTCFENGELDQAMMLGLTPLAWSPLGGGRLADPQSPREKAVAAALDKVAQEQGVSRMAATYGWLMAHPSGIVPIVGSQNPARIAEGMEALKIRWTRQDWYAVLVAARGEALP
- a CDS encoding TetR/AcrR family transcriptional regulator, with the protein product MTSSRAPRRPPIQPRAEETRARILQKARDAFAEQGFDGASSRDIAREAGVTHSMITYHFGTKDALWREAVRDMFALIDAQVNAPEIYEQDLDPVERFRQQMRRYTRYCAQHPEHARITIAEAIRGGPRLEWMIEEFVKHNHAGFMPQLKTLMEAGILPAVPPESLLYAIVGMAQLPFVLAREAQGALNYDFTQEAAIERHADAILTLLLRRNEA